In a single window of the Diospyros lotus cultivar Yz01 chromosome 10, ASM1463336v1, whole genome shotgun sequence genome:
- the LOC127811371 gene encoding extensin-2-like isoform X2, translating into MTFPSGGPSRAWGRLIRPQLLLAFAIGLFLSSVNVVQADADPYIYASPPPPYVYMSPPPPSPSPPPPYLYKSPPPPSPSPPPPYIYKSPPPPSPSPPRPYVYKSPPPPSSSPPPPYVYKSPPPPPYVYKSPPPPSPSPPPPYVYKSPPPPSPSPPPPYIYKSPPPPYIYKSPPPPYIYKSPPPPSPSPPPPYVYKSPPPPSPSPPPPYIYKSPPPPLSSPPPIPYVYKSPPPPIPSPSPPYVYKSPPPPLLSPVPPYQYKSPPPPSPSPPPPYYYKSPPPPSPTPSPPYYYKSPPPPLSSPPPPYSYKSPPPPSYSPPPYYYKSPPPPSLSSPPPYYYKSPPPPPKLPSPPYYYKSPPPPSPSPPPPYYYKSPPPPAKSPTLPPYYYKSPPPPMPYPHPHPHPFVFKVVGKVYCFRCYDWKYPKKSHAKKHLQGAVVEVKCMEGDKEIMAYGTTKINGKYSITVNGFNYDKYGGKACTAKLHMPPKNSPCNIPTNLHWGIKGAKLRVKSKTPHEVVLYAKPFAYAPKKPYKQCYKPTPTPTPTPYYYKSPPPPSPAYYYKSPPPPSPLPPKHYYYNSPPPPKNSPSPSPPYYYKSPPPPSTPYYYKSPPPPSHFPVHPPYYYKSPPPPSPSLPPPYYYESPPPPSSSPPPPYYYKSPPPPSPTTTPPYYYKSPPPPSSSPPPPYYYKSPPPPSPSPPPPYYYKSPPPPLPILAPPYYYKSPPPPSPSPPSPYYYKSPPPPSPSPHPPYYYKSPPPPSSSPPPPYYYKSPPPPSLSPPPAYYYKSPPPPSPSPPPPYYYKSPPPPTYSPPPSYYYKSPPPPSPYPPPPYYYKSPPPPSHSPPPPYYYKSPPPPSPSPPSPYYYKSPPPPSPSPPHPYYYKSPPPPSPSPQPPYYYKSPPPPTYSPPPYLYKSPPPPSPSPPPPYLYKSPPPPSPSPLPPYHYMSPPPPSPLPPPPYYYKSPPPPSPSQPPPYLYKSPPPPSSSPPPPYHYMSPPPPSPLPPPPYYYKSPPPPSPSQPPPYLYKSPPPPSPSPPPPYHYLSPPPPSPLPPPPYYYKSPPPPSPSQPPPYLYKSPPPPSSSPPPPYHYTSPPPPSLSPPPPYLYKSPPPPSPSPPPPYHYTSPPPPSSSPPPPYLYKSPPPPSHSPPPPYYYKSPPPPSPSPPPPYLYKSPPPPYHYSSPPPPVKSPPLQAYPYASPPPPTYY; encoded by the exons ATGACATTTCCCAGCGGCGGCCCCTCAAGGGCATGGGGCCGTCTGATTCGGCCGCAGCTGCTACTGGCATTCGCCATTGGGCTGTTCCTTTCCAGCGTTAATGTAGTCCAGGCAGATGCTGACCCCTACATCTACGCCTCCCCTCCACCACCGTATGTCTATATGTCGCCGCCCCCACCCTCTCCCTCTCCTCCGCCACCTTATTTGTATAAATCACCTCCACCACCATCCCCTTCTCCGCCACCACCATATATCTATAAATCTCCCCCGCCCCCATCCCCTTCTCCACCACGGCCTTATGTCTACAAGTCACCTCCGCCACCATCCTCTTCTCCACCGCCACCATATGTCTACAAATCTCCACCACCGCCTCCTTATGTCTACAAATCTCCACCACCGCCTTCTCCATCTCCACCGCCACCATATGTTTACAAATCTCCGCCACCACCTTCTCCATCTCCACCACCTCCTTACATCTACAAATCTCCACCACCTCCTTACATCTACAAATCTCCACCACCTCCTTACATCTACAAATCTCCACCACCCCCTTCTCCATCTCCTCCGCCACCATATGTTTACAAATCTCCACCACCACCTTCTCCATCTCCACCGCCTCCTTACATCTACAAATCTCCACCACCGCCTCTTTCATCTCCTCCGCCAATACCATATGTTTATAAATCTCCACCGCCACCCATTCCATCTCCATCGCCACCATATGTGTACAAATCTCCACCACCTCCATTGCTTTCTCCAGTTCCACCATATCAATACAAGTCCCCACCTCCACCTTCaccatcaccaccaccaccatacTACTATAAGTCCCCACCACCACCGTCGCCTACTCCTTCTCCACCTTACTATTACAAGTCGCCTCCACCACCATTGTCGTCCCCACCACCTCCTTATTCTTACAAATCCCCACCACCACCGTCCTATTCTCCTCCACCATACTATTACAAGTcgcctccaccaccatctctATCGTCACCACCTCCCTACTACTACAAGTCCCCGCCTCCACCGCCCAAATTACCTTCTCCACCTTATTATTACAAGTCGCCGCCGCCACCATCGCCATCACCACCACCCCCCTACTATTATAAATCTCCGCCGCCTCCAGCTAAATCTCCAACATTGCCACCTTACTATTACAAATCTCCACCACCACCAATGCCTTACCCTCATCCCCACCCCCATCCATTTGTTTTTAAGGTTGTTGGAAAGGTTTACTGCTTCAGATGTTATGATTGGAAGTATCCAAAGAAGTCACATGCCAAGAAACATCTCCAag GTGCTGTTGTGGAAGTGAAGTGCATGGAAGGTGATAAAGAAATAATGGCATATGGAACCACTAAGATCAATGGCAAATACAGCATCACTGTAAATGGCTTCAATTACGACAAATATGGAGGCAAGGCTTGCACAGCCAAGCTCCACATGCCTCCGAAGAACTCCCCATGCAACATTCCCACAAACCTCCATTGGGGCATCAAAGGTGCCAAGCTTAGGGTCAAGTCCAAGACCCCTCATGAAGTTGTTCTTTATGCTAAACCTTTTGCCTATGCACCTAAGAAACCTTACAAGCAATGCTATAAGCCGACCCCCACCCCCACGCCTACCCCTTACTACTACAAGTCCCCGCCTCCTCCATCCCCAGCCTATTACTACAAGTCCCCACCACCTCCTTCGCCATTACCACCAAAAcattattattacaattctCCACCACCGCCTAAAAATTCACCATCGCCTTCTCCTCCATACTACTACAAGTCACCACCACCTCCATCAACACCCTACTACTACAAATCACCCCCACCACCATCACATTTCCCTGTTCACCCACCATACTACTACAAGTCTCCCCCACCTCCTTCACCTTCTCTTCCCCCACCCTATTACTACGAATCCCCACCCCCACCATCTTCGTCACCCCCGCCGCCTTACTACTACAAGTCTCCTCCACCACCATCACCAACTACTACACCACCTTACTATTACAAGTcgcctccaccaccatcttcCTCTCCTCCACCACCTTACTATTACAAATCTCCACCCCCACCATCTCCATCACCCCCACCTCCTTACTATTACAAGTCCCCCCCACCACCATTACCAATTCTTGCACCACCTTATTATTATAAGTcgcctccaccaccatctcccTCTCCTCCATCACCTTACTATTACAAATCTCCACCCCCACCATCTCCATCACCGCATCCTCCATACTACTACAAGTCTCCCCCACCACCATCATCATCTCCTCCACCACCTTATTACTACAAATCTCCTCCTCCACCATCTTTATCACCACCACCTGCATACTACTACAAATCACCCCCGCCACCATCTCCATCTCCCCCACCACCTTATTACTACAAATCTCCACCCCCGCCAACCTATTCACCACCTCCTTCATACTACTACAAGTCTCCCCCTCCACCGTCACCATATCCTCCTCCACCCTACTACTACAAGTCCCCACCTCCACCATCTCATTCACCACCTCCCCCATATTACTACAAGTCTCCTCCACCACCGTCTCCATCTCCTCCTTCACCATACTACTACAAGTCTCCTCCACCACCATCCCCATCACCACCACATCCTTACTACTACAAGTCACCCCCGCCACCATCTCCATCTCCCCAGCCACCTTACTACTACAAATCTCCTCCCCCGCCAACCTATTCACCACCACCTTACCTTTACAAGTCTCCTCCACCACCATCGCCATCTCCCCCACCACCTTACCTTTACAAGTCTCCCCCACCACCATCGCCATCTCCTTTACCACCTTACCACTACATGTCTCCACCCCCACCATCCCCATTGCCACCTCCTCCATACTACTACAAGTCTCCGCCACCACCATCGCCATCCCAACCTCCTCCATACCTTTACAAGTCTCCCCCACCACCATCGTCATCTCCTCCACCACCTTACCACTACATGTCTCCACCCCCACCATCCCCATTGCCACCTCCTCCATACTACTACAAGTCTCCGCCGCCACCATCGCCATCCCAACCTCCTCCATACCTTTACAAGTCTCCCCCACCACCATCTCCATCTCCTCCACCACCTTACCACTACTTGTCTCCACCCCCACCATCCCCATTGCCACCTCCTCCATACTACTACAAGTCTCCGCCGCCACCATCGCCATCTCAACCTCCTCCATACCTTTACAAGTCTCCCCCACCACCATCATCATCTCCTCCACCACCTTACCACTACACATCTCCACCCCCACCATCCCTATCGCCACCTCCTCCATACCTCTACAAGTCTCCACCAC CTCCATCACCATCTCCTCCACCGCCTTACCACTACACATCTCCACCCCCACCATCCTCATCCCCACCCCCTCCATACCTATACAAGTCTCCCCCACCACCATCCCATTCACCACCACCTCCCTATTACTACAAGTCACCCCCACCCCCTTCACCATCTCCTCCACCACCATACCTCTACAAATCTCCCCCTCCCCCATACCACTACTCCTCACCTCCCCCGCCAGTGAAGTCACCCCCACTTCAAGCATACCCCTATGCTTCTCCTCCACCGCCAACTTACTACTAA
- the LOC127811371 gene encoding extensin-2-like isoform X6 gives MTFPSGGPSRAWGRLIRPQLLLAFAIGLFLSSVNVVQADADPYIYASPPPPYVYMSPPPPSPSPPPPYLYKSPPPPSPSPPPPYIYKSPPPPSPSPPRPYVYKSPPPPSSSPPPPYVYKSPPPPPYVYKSPPPPSPSPPPPYVYKSPPPPSPSPPPPYIYKSPPPPYIYKSPPPPYIYKSPPPPSPSPPPPYVYKSPPPPSPSPPPPYIYKSPPPPLSSPPPIPYVYKSPPPPIPSPSPPYVYKSPPPPLLSPVPPYQYKSPPPPSPSPPPPYYYKSPPPPSPTPSPPYYYKSPPPPLSSPPPPYSYKSPPPPSYSPPPYYYKSPPPPSLSSPPPYYYKSPPPPPKLPSPPYYYKSPPPPSPSPPPPYYYKSPPPPAKSPTLPPYYYKSPPPPMPYPHPHPHPFVFKVVGKVYCFRCYDWKYPKKSHAKKHLQGAVVEVKCMEGDKEIMAYGTTKINGKYSITVNGFNYDKYGGKACTAKLHMPPKNSPCNIPTNLHWGIKGAKLRVKSKTPHEVVLYAKPFAYAPKKPYKQCYKPTPTPTPTPYYYKSPPPPSPAYYYKSPPPPSPLPPKHYYYNSPPPPKNSPSPSPPYYYKSPPPPSTPYYYKSPPPPSHFPVHPPYYYKSPPPPSPSLPPPYYYESPPPPSSSPPPPYYYKSPPPPSPTTTPPYYYKSPPPPSSSPPPPYYYKSPPPPSPSPPPPYYYKSPPPPLPILAPPYYYKSPPPPSPSPPSPYYYKSPPPPSPSPHPPYYYKSPPPPSSSPPPPYYYKSPPPPSLSPPPAYYYKSPPPPSPSPPPPYYYKSPPPPTYSPPPSYYYKSPPPPSPYPPPPYYYKSPPPPSHSPPPPYYYKSPPPPSPSPPSPYYYKSPPPPSPSPPHPYYYKSPPPPSPSPQPPYYYKSPPPPTYSPPPYLYKSPPPPSPSPPPPYLYKSPPPPSPSPLPPYHYMSPPPPSPLPPPPYYYKSPPPPSPSQPPPYLYKSPPPPSSSPPPPYHYMSPPPPSPLPPPPYYYKSPPPPSPSQPPPYLYKSPPPPSPSPPPPYHYTSPPPPSLSPPPPYLYKSPPPPSPSPPPPYHYTSPPPPSSSPPPPYLYKSPPPPSHSPPPPYYYKSPPPPSPSPPPPYLYKSPPPPYHYSSPPPPVKSPPLQAYPYASPPPPTYY, from the exons ATGACATTTCCCAGCGGCGGCCCCTCAAGGGCATGGGGCCGTCTGATTCGGCCGCAGCTGCTACTGGCATTCGCCATTGGGCTGTTCCTTTCCAGCGTTAATGTAGTCCAGGCAGATGCTGACCCCTACATCTACGCCTCCCCTCCACCACCGTATGTCTATATGTCGCCGCCCCCACCCTCTCCCTCTCCTCCGCCACCTTATTTGTATAAATCACCTCCACCACCATCCCCTTCTCCGCCACCACCATATATCTATAAATCTCCCCCGCCCCCATCCCCTTCTCCACCACGGCCTTATGTCTACAAGTCACCTCCGCCACCATCCTCTTCTCCACCGCCACCATATGTCTACAAATCTCCACCACCGCCTCCTTATGTCTACAAATCTCCACCACCGCCTTCTCCATCTCCACCGCCACCATATGTTTACAAATCTCCGCCACCACCTTCTCCATCTCCACCACCTCCTTACATCTACAAATCTCCACCACCTCCTTACATCTACAAATCTCCACCACCTCCTTACATCTACAAATCTCCACCACCCCCTTCTCCATCTCCTCCGCCACCATATGTTTACAAATCTCCACCACCACCTTCTCCATCTCCACCGCCTCCTTACATCTACAAATCTCCACCACCGCCTCTTTCATCTCCTCCGCCAATACCATATGTTTATAAATCTCCACCGCCACCCATTCCATCTCCATCGCCACCATATGTGTACAAATCTCCACCACCTCCATTGCTTTCTCCAGTTCCACCATATCAATACAAGTCCCCACCTCCACCTTCaccatcaccaccaccaccatacTACTATAAGTCCCCACCACCACCGTCGCCTACTCCTTCTCCACCTTACTATTACAAGTCGCCTCCACCACCATTGTCGTCCCCACCACCTCCTTATTCTTACAAATCCCCACCACCACCGTCCTATTCTCCTCCACCATACTATTACAAGTcgcctccaccaccatctctATCGTCACCACCTCCCTACTACTACAAGTCCCCGCCTCCACCGCCCAAATTACCTTCTCCACCTTATTATTACAAGTCGCCGCCGCCACCATCGCCATCACCACCACCCCCCTACTATTATAAATCTCCGCCGCCTCCAGCTAAATCTCCAACATTGCCACCTTACTATTACAAATCTCCACCACCACCAATGCCTTACCCTCATCCCCACCCCCATCCATTTGTTTTTAAGGTTGTTGGAAAGGTTTACTGCTTCAGATGTTATGATTGGAAGTATCCAAAGAAGTCACATGCCAAGAAACATCTCCAag GTGCTGTTGTGGAAGTGAAGTGCATGGAAGGTGATAAAGAAATAATGGCATATGGAACCACTAAGATCAATGGCAAATACAGCATCACTGTAAATGGCTTCAATTACGACAAATATGGAGGCAAGGCTTGCACAGCCAAGCTCCACATGCCTCCGAAGAACTCCCCATGCAACATTCCCACAAACCTCCATTGGGGCATCAAAGGTGCCAAGCTTAGGGTCAAGTCCAAGACCCCTCATGAAGTTGTTCTTTATGCTAAACCTTTTGCCTATGCACCTAAGAAACCTTACAAGCAATGCTATAAGCCGACCCCCACCCCCACGCCTACCCCTTACTACTACAAGTCCCCGCCTCCTCCATCCCCAGCCTATTACTACAAGTCCCCACCACCTCCTTCGCCATTACCACCAAAAcattattattacaattctCCACCACCGCCTAAAAATTCACCATCGCCTTCTCCTCCATACTACTACAAGTCACCACCACCTCCATCAACACCCTACTACTACAAATCACCCCCACCACCATCACATTTCCCTGTTCACCCACCATACTACTACAAGTCTCCCCCACCTCCTTCACCTTCTCTTCCCCCACCCTATTACTACGAATCCCCACCCCCACCATCTTCGTCACCCCCGCCGCCTTACTACTACAAGTCTCCTCCACCACCATCACCAACTACTACACCACCTTACTATTACAAGTcgcctccaccaccatcttcCTCTCCTCCACCACCTTACTATTACAAATCTCCACCCCCACCATCTCCATCACCCCCACCTCCTTACTATTACAAGTCCCCCCCACCACCATTACCAATTCTTGCACCACCTTATTATTATAAGTcgcctccaccaccatctcccTCTCCTCCATCACCTTACTATTACAAATCTCCACCCCCACCATCTCCATCACCGCATCCTCCATACTACTACAAGTCTCCCCCACCACCATCATCATCTCCTCCACCACCTTATTACTACAAATCTCCTCCTCCACCATCTTTATCACCACCACCTGCATACTACTACAAATCACCCCCGCCACCATCTCCATCTCCCCCACCACCTTATTACTACAAATCTCCACCCCCGCCAACCTATTCACCACCTCCTTCATACTACTACAAGTCTCCCCCTCCACCGTCACCATATCCTCCTCCACCCTACTACTACAAGTCCCCACCTCCACCATCTCATTCACCACCTCCCCCATATTACTACAAGTCTCCTCCACCACCGTCTCCATCTCCTCCTTCACCATACTACTACAAGTCTCCTCCACCACCATCCCCATCACCACCACATCCTTACTACTACAAGTCACCCCCGCCACCATCTCCATCTCCCCAGCCACCTTACTACTACAAATCTCCTCCCCCGCCAACCTATTCACCACCACCTTACCTTTACAAGTCTCCTCCACCACCATCGCCATCTCCCCCACCACCTTACCTTTACAAGTCTCCCCCACCACCATCGCCATCTCCTTTACCACCTTACCACTACATGTCTCCACCCCCACCATCCCCATTGCCACCTCCTCCATACTACTACAAGTCTCCGCCACCACCATCGCCATCCCAACCTCCTCCATACCTTTACAAGTCTCCCCCACCACCATCGTCATCTCCTCCACCACCTTACCACTACATGTCTCCACCCCCACCATCCCCATTGCCACCTCCTCCATACTACTACAAGTCTCCGCCGCCACCATCGCCATCCCAACCTCCTCCATACCTTTACAAGTCTCCCCCACCACCATCTCCATCTCCTCCACCAC CTTACCACTACACATCTCCACCCCCACCATCCCTATCGCCACCTCCTCCATACCTCTACAAGTCTCCACCAC CTCCATCACCATCTCCTCCACCGCCTTACCACTACACATCTCCACCCCCACCATCCTCATCCCCACCCCCTCCATACCTATACAAGTCTCCCCCACCACCATCCCATTCACCACCACCTCCCTATTACTACAAGTCACCCCCACCCCCTTCACCATCTCCTCCACCACCATACCTCTACAAATCTCCCCCTCCCCCATACCACTACTCCTCACCTCCCCCGCCAGTGAAGTCACCCCCACTTCAAGCATACCCCTATGCTTCTCCTCCACCGCCAACTTACTACTAA
- the LOC127811371 gene encoding extensin-2-like isoform X11 has product MTFPSGGPSRAWGRLIRPQLLLAFAIGLFLSSVNVVQADADPYIYASPPPPYVYMSPPPPSPSPPPPYLYKSPPPPSPSPPPPYIYKSPPPPSPSPPRPYVYKSPPPPSSSPPPPYVYKSPPPPPYVYKSPPPPSPSPPPPYVYKSPPPPSPSPPPPYIYKSPPPPYIYKSPPPPYIYKSPPPPSPSPPPPYVYKSPPPPSPSPPPPYIYKSPPPPLSSPPPIPYVYKSPPPPIPSPSPPYVYKSPPPPLLSPVPPYQYKSPPPPSPSPPPPYYYKSPPPPSPTPSPPYYYKSPPPPLSSPPPPYSYKSPPPPSYSPPPYYYKSPPPPSLSSPPPYYYKSPPPPPKLPSPPYYYKSPPPPSPSPPPPYYYKSPPPPAKSPTLPPYYYKSPPPPMPYPHPHPHPFVFKVVGKVYCFRCYDWKYPKKSHAKKHLQGAVVEVKCMEGDKEIMAYGTTKINGKYSITVNGFNYDKYGGKACTAKLHMPPKNSPCNIPTNLHWGIKGAKLRVKSKTPHEVVLYAKPFAYAPKKPYKQCYKPTPTPTPTPYYYKSPPPPSPAYYYKSPPPPSPLPPKHYYYNSPPPPKNSPSPSPPYYYKSPPPPSTPYYYKSPPPPSHFPVHPPYYYKSPPPPSPSLPPPYYYESPPPPSSSPPPPYYYKSPPPPSPTTTPPYYYKSPPPPSSSPPPPYYYKSPPPPSPSPPPPYYYKSPPPPLPILAPPYYYKSPPPPSPSPPSPYYYKSPPPPSPSPHPPYYYKSPPPPSSSPPPPYYYKSPPPPSLSPPPAYYYKSPPPPSPSPPPPYYYKSPPPPTYSPPPSYYYKSPPPPSPYPPPPYYYKSPPPPSHSPPPPYYYKSPPPPSPSPPSPYYYKSPPPPSPSPPHPYYYKSPPPPSPSPQPPYYYKSPPPPTYSPPPYLYKSPPPPSPSPPPPYLYKSPPPPSPSPLPPYHYMSPPPPSPLPPPPYYYKSPPPPSPSQPPPYLYKSPPPPSSSPPPPYHYTSPPPPSLSPPPPYLYKSPPPPSPSPPPPYHYTSPPPPSSSPPPPYLYKSPPPPSHSPPPPYYYKSPPPPSPSPPPPYLYKSPPPPYHYSSPPPPVKSPPLQAYPYASPPPPTYY; this is encoded by the exons ATGACATTTCCCAGCGGCGGCCCCTCAAGGGCATGGGGCCGTCTGATTCGGCCGCAGCTGCTACTGGCATTCGCCATTGGGCTGTTCCTTTCCAGCGTTAATGTAGTCCAGGCAGATGCTGACCCCTACATCTACGCCTCCCCTCCACCACCGTATGTCTATATGTCGCCGCCCCCACCCTCTCCCTCTCCTCCGCCACCTTATTTGTATAAATCACCTCCACCACCATCCCCTTCTCCGCCACCACCATATATCTATAAATCTCCCCCGCCCCCATCCCCTTCTCCACCACGGCCTTATGTCTACAAGTCACCTCCGCCACCATCCTCTTCTCCACCGCCACCATATGTCTACAAATCTCCACCACCGCCTCCTTATGTCTACAAATCTCCACCACCGCCTTCTCCATCTCCACCGCCACCATATGTTTACAAATCTCCGCCACCACCTTCTCCATCTCCACCACCTCCTTACATCTACAAATCTCCACCACCTCCTTACATCTACAAATCTCCACCACCTCCTTACATCTACAAATCTCCACCACCCCCTTCTCCATCTCCTCCGCCACCATATGTTTACAAATCTCCACCACCACCTTCTCCATCTCCACCGCCTCCTTACATCTACAAATCTCCACCACCGCCTCTTTCATCTCCTCCGCCAATACCATATGTTTATAAATCTCCACCGCCACCCATTCCATCTCCATCGCCACCATATGTGTACAAATCTCCACCACCTCCATTGCTTTCTCCAGTTCCACCATATCAATACAAGTCCCCACCTCCACCTTCaccatcaccaccaccaccatacTACTATAAGTCCCCACCACCACCGTCGCCTACTCCTTCTCCACCTTACTATTACAAGTCGCCTCCACCACCATTGTCGTCCCCACCACCTCCTTATTCTTACAAATCCCCACCACCACCGTCCTATTCTCCTCCACCATACTATTACAAGTcgcctccaccaccatctctATCGTCACCACCTCCCTACTACTACAAGTCCCCGCCTCCACCGCCCAAATTACCTTCTCCACCTTATTATTACAAGTCGCCGCCGCCACCATCGCCATCACCACCACCCCCCTACTATTATAAATCTCCGCCGCCTCCAGCTAAATCTCCAACATTGCCACCTTACTATTACAAATCTCCACCACCACCAATGCCTTACCCTCATCCCCACCCCCATCCATTTGTTTTTAAGGTTGTTGGAAAGGTTTACTGCTTCAGATGTTATGATTGGAAGTATCCAAAGAAGTCACATGCCAAGAAACATCTCCAag GTGCTGTTGTGGAAGTGAAGTGCATGGAAGGTGATAAAGAAATAATGGCATATGGAACCACTAAGATCAATGGCAAATACAGCATCACTGTAAATGGCTTCAATTACGACAAATATGGAGGCAAGGCTTGCACAGCCAAGCTCCACATGCCTCCGAAGAACTCCCCATGCAACATTCCCACAAACCTCCATTGGGGCATCAAAGGTGCCAAGCTTAGGGTCAAGTCCAAGACCCCTCATGAAGTTGTTCTTTATGCTAAACCTTTTGCCTATGCACCTAAGAAACCTTACAAGCAATGCTATAAGCCGACCCCCACCCCCACGCCTACCCCTTACTACTACAAGTCCCCGCCTCCTCCATCCCCAGCCTATTACTACAAGTCCCCACCACCTCCTTCGCCATTACCACCAAAAcattattattacaattctCCACCACCGCCTAAAAATTCACCATCGCCTTCTCCTCCATACTACTACAAGTCACCACCACCTCCATCAACACCCTACTACTACAAATCACCCCCACCACCATCACATTTCCCTGTTCACCCACCATACTACTACAAGTCTCCCCCACCTCCTTCACCTTCTCTTCCCCCACCCTATTACTACGAATCCCCACCCCCACCATCTTCGTCACCCCCGCCGCCTTACTACTACAAGTCTCCTCCACCACCATCACCAACTACTACACCACCTTACTATTACAAGTcgcctccaccaccatcttcCTCTCCTCCACCACCTTACTATTACAAATCTCCACCCCCACCATCTCCATCACCCCCACCTCCTTACTATTACAAGTCCCCCCCACCACCATTACCAATTCTTGCACCACCTTATTATTATAAGTcgcctccaccaccatctcccTCTCCTCCATCACCTTACTATTACAAATCTCCACCCCCACCATCTCCATCACCGCATCCTCCATACTACTACAAGTCTCCCCCACCACCATCATCATCTCCTCCACCACCTTATTACTACAAATCTCCTCCTCCACCATCTTTATCACCACCACCTGCATACTACTACAAATCACCCCCGCCACCATCTCCATCTCCCCCACCACCTTATTACTACAAATCTCCACCCCCGCCAACCTATTCACCACCTCCTTCATACTACTACAAGTCTCCCCCTCCACCGTCACCATATCCTCCTCCACCCTACTACTACAAGTCCCCACCTCCACCATCTCATTCACCACCTCCCCCATATTACTACAAGTCTCCTCCACCACCGTCTCCATCTCCTCCTTCACCATACTACTACAAGTCTCCTCCACCACCATCCCCATCACCACCACATCCTTACTACTACAAGTCACCCCCGCCACCATCTCCATCTCCCCAGCCACCTTACTACTACAAATCTCCTCCCCCGCCAACCTATTCACCACCACCTTACCTTTACAAGTCTCCTCCACCACCATCGCCATCTCCCCCACCACCTTACCTTTACAAGTCTCCCCCACCACCATCGCCATCTCCTTTACCACCTTACCACTACATGTCTCCACCCCCACCATCCCCATTGCCACCTCCTCCATACTACTACAAGTCTCCGCCACCACCATCGCCATCCCAACCTCCTCCATACCTTTACAAGTCTCCCCCACCACCATCGTCATCTCCTCCACCAC CTTACCACTACACATCTCCACCCCCACCATCCCTATCGCCACCTCCTCCATACCTCTACAAGTCTCCACCAC CTCCATCACCATCTCCTCCACCGCCTTACCACTACACATCTCCACCCCCACCATCCTCATCCCCACCCCCTCCATACCTATACAAGTCTCCCCCACCACCATCCCATTCACCACCACCTCCCTATTACTACAAGTCACCCCCACCCCCTTCACCATCTCCTCCACCACCATACCTCTACAAATCTCCCCCTCCCCCATACCACTACTCCTCACCTCCCCCGCCAGTGAAGTCACCCCCACTTCAAGCATACCCCTATGCTTCTCCTCCACCGCCAACTTACTACTAA